GGTGTTCGCAAGACAAAATTTTATCATTCCCCTCTGGGTCAAAATTGTTAAAATTTTGTCATGCTCGTTTCATCTGTTAATAATTTTATGTTTTGGTCAGATGGTGTTCGCAAGACAAAATTTTATCATTCCCCTCTGGGTCAAAATTGTTAAAATTTTGTCATGCTCGTTTCATCTGTTAATAATTTTATGTTTTGGTCACCTGTCTGACTGCGTCTTGCAGGCAGGGATAAAACATTCATGAATTATCATTTTCTAGTCTGTCCAAAATTGAGCTCATGAATATTTCATATTTTTATTGATGGTTGATCTAATACTGCTTACTATTAAACTAAGAAATAGTCTATTTATTATTTCTGGCAAATATACTTCTTAGCGATGCAGTTTCAAAAAATGCGAGCATAATTAAAAACAGCAATAAAAAGCTGTTTCCTATGATTAGATTTCCATAGAAAAATTTATCTGCCACAAGCCCAAGAAAGACCGACAATCCTAAATACAAGCTTATCTTTTTAAGATTATAAGGAATGGGATAAATTTTTTGCCCGACAAAATACGACATCAGCATCATTGATCCGTAGGCCGCCAAAGTTGCCCATGCAGAACCGTAATATCCCATTTTTGGTATCAGCCAAATATTAATTAACACCGTAATTATTGCACCTATGATAGAAAAAATAGCTCCGTATCTTGTTTTGTCGTTTATCTTATACCAAACCGACAGGCTCAAATATATTCCTAAACTCAAATTCGCAAGCAAAAGAATTGGCACCACATCTAATCCTACCCACATCTCCTCATTTTGAATAAAATATTTCAAAATATCTAAATTCACAATTAAGAAAAGAAATATTACCGCCAAAATTGCAACAAAATAATTCATCACGTAGGCATAAGTTTCTTTCGCATCTTTGTCTTTTGCCTTCGCGAAGAAAAACGGCTCTACTCCCATCCTAAAAGCCTGGATAAAAATTGTCATGAATATTGCTATCTTATAATTTGCTCCATAAATACCTACTTCACCTTTTGCTGTATCTTCCGGCAACATTTCCCATAAAAATACCTTATCCATAGATTCGTTAATTATTCCGGCTGTTCCGGCAATAAGAATAGGCCATCCGTATCGAATCATTTTCTTCCATAATTCCTTATCAAAATTCCATTCAGCATCTCTAAATGTCGGAATTAACATAATTACGGTAATAGCACTAGCTACAAGATTAGACAGGAATATTACACTTATTTTGGGCGTAGATAAATACCTATCGAACGAACCAAAACTATAACCTTTAGATATTAACCATGGAATTACAACCAACAGTAATAAATTAAGTCCTATGTAAATACCAATATTGATTAATTTTATTATCGCAAACCTGAAAGCTTTATTCTGAAAACGCAACCTGCTAAAAGGAATTACAGTAATAGCATCAAAGAATATTACCCATATCAGATAAATAATATACTCCGGGTGACTTTCGAACGAAAGGATATTAGCAATATCTTTATTAAAAAACAGTGCAATTGACAAAAACACTAATGAACTCACCAATAAGCTAATAAAGGCTGTTGGAAATACATTTTTACTATCTTTTTTATTTACAAAATTAAAGAATGAAGTTTCCATCCCATAGCTGAGAAATACATTAAGAATAGCAGTATACGAGAATAGGATTATTACTTCTCCGTATTCTTCTTTATCAAAAACATACGTATATAAGGGCACTAAAAGGAAGTTCAACACCCTACCTATAACGCTACTCAGCCCATAAATAGCTGTTTGACTTAAAAGTTGTTTTATAGTTGCCAAATGAAAATAATTTGATACAAATTTAAATTCTTTTTTATCAGTTCCTAGAACCAATACCCTAAATTGAACATGAAACTGAATTTCCCGTTATCAGGACTGTAGCTTGAAGTAAATTCTACAGGTCCTATCTTACTGTTATAACCAAGAGAAAGAGCATACCCTGAATAGTGCAGTTTTTTTGCTTCGTACCACTGATTACTATTTTTTGCCGCTATCATATAATTTGCATGTCCGGTGATATAAATATCCTGAATAATTCTATACTGTAAACTTGTGAGATATTTAAAAAAACCTCCATCCTCAACACCAACAACACCAAATACAGGATAGCCGAAGAAACTATAAACATTATTAGGTAAGTTCTTGTTATATCCTCCGAAATAATACGACAGACCTGCAGTGGAACCAGAACCAAATCTGGTACTTGAATATATCTTGTTTGTCCAGGCCAATCTTTCACTTGGCGAGAAAGTATAGTCGGCTCGCAGATACAAAAAACTTGAGGTTACAAGAGTATTCTCTTTTAAGTCGTTATTTTGCGACTGAGGTATAACTACTTTAAATTCAGACTTAAACAAAAATCCACGAGTTGGATAATTGGAATTATCTCTGGTATCAGCATATATCTCCAATAATGGATTTATACTCCAACCTTCGTCAAAAACAAAAGGCCTCTCTTCAAAATCCCCATCTTTATCCATAACTTTTAAAGAACTGGAATACATAGCTAAACGTTTTGCTTCAACTCCGCCTGCAAAATAAAAATCCTCATTAATAGTCTTCTGGGCCATTACTTTTGTTGTCCAGTCTTTATATTTCATATCAATTATAGATCCGGAAATCAAATCACCCAAATCTCCAAGAGCGGCAGCCGGCATATCTACCTCAAATTGTGTAAAATTAGACTGCAACAGAAATCCCGGCCAAGCTGCATTATCCTTATAAAATAAGATATTTAACCTCGGTCTGTCACTAATAATTATATCTGACATAAAAATTGAGCTTCTCAAAAATTTATTGCGGGCAGTAAATTTTAACTTTAAGCCTGCCTTGTAAATTTCATCGTAATGCAAACCCAATTTTAAATAGTCATTATTCCTTTTTTCTTTAACCTTAATAACCAATTTATGCCAACCTTTTCCGTCCGGCATTAAATCATAGCCTATAAAATCAAAATTCCTGGTACCATCTAGCGTATTAATTCCTGCCTTAATCTGATCTATATTAATAAGACCTGGTAGTTTCTTTACCGGAAACCGGTCTGTAAAATATTCTGTGGAATGATTCCGTGAATCCTTAACTTCTACACTCGAAATATTATAATTCACAGTGTTTATCAAAGGCTTACGTTTATCACTACTTGATGGTTTTTGGCGTTTTGCAATATCTAACAGTTCATTAAAATACTTAAACCCTTCTATTTCTCCCAATTCCAGAAGCTCTCCGGCCTTATCGAAACTAACAACCGAATAATCTGAAATATCAGGCTTAATATATACATCCACAAGCTTAGCCTGCTTTTCAGATTTTTCAACCATTTTAAAACTTGATATTTGCTCAATTATAGAAGTAATAGACATAAGGTCTTTCTTCTTATAAAGTCCATCCTCTACACTTACTCCGATAATTATATCAGCTCCCATACTCCTAACCTCTTTTACAGGAAAGTTATTAAGAACTCCACCGTCAACCAAAAGTCTCCCATCTATTTCTATTGGAGAAAAAAGTGAAGGAAATGATGAGCTGGCCCGCATCACCATAGGTATTGAGCCTTCATGAAATTCAATTGATTCTCCCGTTACAATATCAGTTGCCATCATCACAAGCGGAATGGGTAATTTATCGAAATCCTGATGTCCGGGATATTCCCTTGTAAGCTCGGTAAATTCTTCTATAACATCCTGTCCATTCGATAAACCTTTCGGAATACCAATTTCCCAGTTATTTACAGGAACACTCAAAAAAGTTTCACTGTCGAATGTTTTCTCAAAATAAGTAAGATTATTACGTGGAATCTTTCCCTGCACCAACTTCGACATATCCAAAACACTAATTATACTGTCGAGTTCATCTACTGAATACCCAATTGAATACAATGCCGAAACAATAGCTCCCATACTTGTTCCTCCAATATAATCAACCCTTACTCCTGCCTTTTCTATCATCCTGAGAACTCCAACATGAGCCACGCCTTTTGCTCCTCCTCCACTCAATACTACACCTACTTTTACACCGTCATCTACTTCTTCACTTTTTGATTGAGCAACTGCAAAGTAGCACGAAAAATAAAAGAAAAAGAATAGTAAAATTATTCTCATATATGAATTTATCTGTAGCATAACTTTATTAAAAGGTCATATGACTCCCTTCCGGAATCAGGGGAAACAGCGAGTAATATCCTATTAAAGTTAATAATTTAAAAACTATGTTCATAATTTTCAAATCACAAACTACCCGGATATTTAATTCTATTAAGCTAAGTTCGATGAGAGATTTGAATACAGTTATGAATAAATTTTTCGTCGAACTCAGGATATTAACAATTGTAAATCTTCGAGAATTGCTTAGAGTAAAAGTAATTAAAATTTTATATTTGCGCGCTAAAGAAGATTTATAAATGGAAATAAACGAAATATTAATTAAGGCAGCTCAATTTTTCCTGAGCTTGTCTATACTTATAGTACTGCATGAGTTTGGGCATTTTATCCCTGCTAAAATTTTTAAAACACGAGTTGAAAAATTTTATTTATTTTTCGATCCTTACTTTTCACTGTTTAAGAAGAAAATAGGCGGAACTGAATACGGAATTGGATGGTTGCCACTGGGCGGATATGTGAAAATTGCGGGAATGATTGATGAATCTATGGATAAAGAACAGATGGACAAAGAGCCTCAACCATGGGAATTCAGATCAAAACCGGCCTGGCAAAGACTGATTATTATGATCGGTGGAGTAGCAGTAAACCTTATTCTTGCAGTTGTCATCTATGCCGGTATGTTATATGCATGGGGAGAACAATATATTCCTACTACTTCGATTAACAACTACGGTGTTGTTGTTGATTCTGTAGGACAGAAATTAGGGCTCCAAACCGGTGATAAGATTTTAAAAGTAGGTGGTCATGAAGTGGAAATATTCAAACAGGTTCCTATCGAAATTATCTTATCCGATAATATAGACGTTGAACGAAACGGAACCCCGTTACACATAACATTTGATCCGAAAGTAAAAGAAACACTGATAAAAAGCTCCGGTTTTATATCCCCCAGAATTCCATATTATGTAGGCGATTTTTCAGATGGATCTGAAGCGAAGAAATCAGGATTAGAAATAGGCGATAAAGTAACAGGCTTCAACAATAAACCTATGACGTATTTCGATGAATTTATCGAAGTAATACCTAAGGCAAAAGGAGACTCTATCACCTTAAATATTTTAAGAGATGAAGTTGCACTAAACGTGAAAGTTTTAGTTTCTGAAGAAGGAAAAATTGGAGTTTATCCGGATGTCGATATGTCTAAATTCTATGACGTTAAAACATTAGAATACGGTCTATTGGAATCGATCCCTCAGGGTGCGGTTAAAGCAACCGACATGTTAGTTAGCTATGTACGTCAATTCAAACTAATTTTAAACCCTGATACAGGTGCTTATAAGTCAGTTGGAGGATTCCTTGCAATCGGAAAACAATTCTCTGCTACATGGGACTGGCAACGTTTTTGGAGCTTCACGGCCTTTTTATCAATTATGCTGGCCTTTCTTAACATACTCCCTATTCCTGCTTTAGATGGAGGACACGTAGTTTTCGTGCTTTGGGAAATGATATCAGGAAAGAAACCTTCGGAAAAAGTTTTAGAGTACGCTCAAATTGCAGGTTTTGTGATTCTTATGAGCTTAGTTATTCTGGCAAATGGAAATGATATTATTAAAACGTTTTTCTAAAAAACATTAGATTAAAATCATAAACAAAGGCTGTCTTAAATGTCGTAATTGCATCATTCGAGTGTTTTTACGATTTTTAGGACAGCCTGTTTTTTTTGTTATCAACGTTTAAATTCTATTCAATAACCTGATAACTCTTCTTTTCTGAATTCATCTTTACCCTTTTAATACTACAACCAATGTTTTTTGTGGTTTGTACTTTGGGGGTTTGTCCATTTCCCACAGCGATTAGCGCATCAAACAAATAATTTTTAGTAATACTTCGATCTTTATTTTCGAACATATCATCTATACTACCTCTATAAACCAGTATTCCATCAGAATTGAATAAAAAAACATGGGGGGTCGTATTTGCATCAAATAAATCAGCCAACTCTGAATCTTTATCTGCCAAATACGGAATCATGGAATATTCATAGCTCTCCATAACCTTTTTCATTTCCGATACAGATTCTGTTGTTTCACGAAATGCTTCGTTCGAATTTATCAACGCCATCCCTATTCCATTATTCTCTGCTAATGTATATATCCCTGAATAACTCTTCTCCCATGCTTTTACAAAAGGACAAGTATTGGAAGTAAATATTACCAATAAACCATTATCAGATTTTATATCCCTCAAACTATAAGTTTTAAAATAAACATCTTTCATTTTAATACTATCGCCCGGAATCGATGCATTAATTTCTATACCATGAGACTGTCCAAAAATCATCATTGGCAATAAAAACAACAAATAAAATATAGTCTTCATAACAAGTTATTAATTTTTAATTATAATCTTCAATATTGTATTTCCCTTCGGCTTTTCTCCTGAAGATAAAAGACTCCTTATTAAGTTCAGGCTTTGCAAAACCAACATCTCTAAATATTTCCCTGCTCATATTCTGCAGATCTTTTTTTGTTTTTGATTCTTTTAATGTAATTGTTGTAATCTCTGATCCTTCACGATAATTCTCAAGCTTTGAATCCCCTTCTTCCAATCGAATTGAAACAATATCACCATCCTTTACTTGTACTGAAATATCCTCATATCCTTCTAAATCAAAAGTTACGTCGGCTTCAATATTTGTAAATTCATATTCAAAATCTAAATAGCCCTTGTGATTATAGAATTCCGACTTTATCTTTCCTCCGAAAATCTTCTCCTCAAAAATTATCTCATCAAATTTATTCGGAATCCGTGGAGCAATTATCAGCTCCTTTGATACTGCATTTGGCCTTACACCAAGAAAATACTGATACCATACTCTTAAATATTCAGCATTAGACCAAGCTTGTAAAAAAGTACCGGTCTTTTCCGCATATCTTTTACCTTCCCTTGGTAATGCATCAAAATTTTCACTAATACTACCAACGGCTCCCGTATGCATCGCCTGATTTTGCATATTTTCCATCAACTGAAATGCAACATCTTTTTGTCCGCATTCAATCATCCTTTGCATCGCTATTCCATTATTCCATACCCAAACAGTACCGTTATGATATGATTCATCGAAAAAATACATGTCATCCCAGTGATGATAAGGATGAAAATAATCATCTTTCTGACTTAATGAAGCAACTCCCCAAGGATATACAAGTTCTTCCCAAATAGTTCTTACAAGCTTCATTTTCTTTTCCACATCAGTCATAAAATCCATTGCAAACAACTGGTTTGGCCTCATT
The Bacteroidota bacterium genome window above contains:
- a CDS encoding redoxin domain-containing protein; its protein translation is MKTIFYLLFLLPMMIFGQSHGIEINASIPGDSIKMKDVYFKTYSLRDIKSDNGLLVIFTSNTCPFVKAWEKSYSGIYTLAENNGIGMALINSNEAFRETTESVSEMKKVMESYEYSMIPYLADKDSELADLFDANTTPHVFLFNSDGILVYRGSIDDMFENKDRSITKNYLFDALIAVGNGQTPKVQTTKNIGCSIKRVKMNSEKKSYQVIE
- a CDS encoding oligosaccharide flippase family protein, which gives rise to MATIKQLLSQTAIYGLSSVIGRVLNFLLVPLYTYVFDKEEYGEVIILFSYTAILNVFLSYGMETSFFNFVNKKDSKNVFPTAFISLLVSSLVFLSIALFFNKDIANILSFESHPEYIIYLIWVIFFDAITVIPFSRLRFQNKAFRFAIIKLINIGIYIGLNLLLLVVIPWLISKGYSFGSFDRYLSTPKISVIFLSNLVASAITVIMLIPTFRDAEWNFDKELWKKMIRYGWPILIAGTAGIINESMDKVFLWEMLPEDTAKGEVGIYGANYKIAIFMTIFIQAFRMGVEPFFFAKAKDKDAKETYAYVMNYFVAILAVIFLFLIVNLDILKYFIQNEEMWVGLDVVPILLLANLSLGIYLSLSVWYKINDKTRYGAIFSIIGAIITVLINIWLIPKMGYYGSAWATLAAYGSMMLMSYFVGQKIYPIPYNLKKISLYLGLSVFLGLVADKFFYGNLIIGNSFLLLFLIMLAFFETASLRSIFARNNK
- the rseP gene encoding RIP metalloprotease RseP; translated protein: MEINEILIKAAQFFLSLSILIVLHEFGHFIPAKIFKTRVEKFYLFFDPYFSLFKKKIGGTEYGIGWLPLGGYVKIAGMIDESMDKEQMDKEPQPWEFRSKPAWQRLIIMIGGVAVNLILAVVIYAGMLYAWGEQYIPTTSINNYGVVVDSVGQKLGLQTGDKILKVGGHEVEIFKQVPIEIILSDNIDVERNGTPLHITFDPKVKETLIKSSGFISPRIPYYVGDFSDGSEAKKSGLEIGDKVTGFNNKPMTYFDEFIEVIPKAKGDSITLNILRDEVALNVKVLVSEEGKIGVYPDVDMSKFYDVKTLEYGLLESIPQGAVKATDMLVSYVRQFKLILNPDTGAYKSVGGFLAIGKQFSATWDWQRFWSFTAFLSIMLAFLNILPIPALDGGHVVFVLWEMISGKKPSEKVLEYAQIAGFVILMSLVILANGNDIIKTFF
- a CDS encoding patatin-like phospholipase family protein, with the protein product MRIILLFFFFYFSCYFAVAQSKSEEVDDGVKVGVVLSGGGAKGVAHVGVLRMIEKAGVRVDYIGGTSMGAIVSALYSIGYSVDELDSIISVLDMSKLVQGKIPRNNLTYFEKTFDSETFLSVPVNNWEIGIPKGLSNGQDVIEEFTELTREYPGHQDFDKLPIPLVMMATDIVTGESIEFHEGSIPMVMRASSSFPSLFSPIEIDGRLLVDGGVLNNFPVKEVRSMGADIIIGVSVEDGLYKKKDLMSITSIIEQISSFKMVEKSEKQAKLVDVYIKPDISDYSVVSFDKAGELLELGEIEGFKYFNELLDIAKRQKPSSSDKRKPLINTVNYNISSVEVKDSRNHSTEYFTDRFPVKKLPGLINIDQIKAGINTLDGTRNFDFIGYDLMPDGKGWHKLVIKVKEKRNNDYLKLGLHYDEIYKAGLKLKFTARNKFLRSSIFMSDIIISDRPRLNILFYKDNAAWPGFLLQSNFTQFEVDMPAAALGDLGDLISGSIIDMKYKDWTTKVMAQKTINEDFYFAGGVEAKRLAMYSSSLKVMDKDGDFEERPFVFDEGWSINPLLEIYADTRDNSNYPTRGFLFKSEFKVVIPQSQNNDLKENTLVTSSFLYLRADYTFSPSERLAWTNKIYSSTRFGSGSTAGLSYYFGGYNKNLPNNVYSFFGYPVFGVVGVEDGGFFKYLTSLQYRIIQDIYITGHANYMIAAKNSNQWYEAKKLHYSGYALSLGYNSKIGPVEFTSSYSPDNGKFSFMFNLGYWF